A part of Arthrobacter dokdonellae genomic DNA contains:
- the lexA gene encoding transcriptional repressor LexA, whose protein sequence is MALPEPPHRIPQAPSRAGMKGLTVRQKKILECIQRSIADKGYPPSMREIGDDVGLASLSSVTHQLTQLERHGYLRRDPKRPRAMEVLIPLVIDNGVVAIEGVNEPEQVRSSNGLNFAQLSSSSDTAFVPLVGRIAAGGPILADQVVDDIMPLPRQIVGSGELFMLKVAGDSMIDAAICDGDWVVVRRQNSANNGDIVAALLEDEATVKTFRQRDGHTWLLPQNTRYEPILGDEATVMGKVVSVLRSL, encoded by the coding sequence ATGGCACTACCCGAACCTCCGCATCGAATCCCGCAGGCTCCCAGCCGGGCCGGCATGAAAGGGCTGACGGTGCGGCAGAAGAAGATTCTGGAATGCATCCAACGCTCCATCGCCGACAAGGGATATCCGCCGTCCATGAGGGAGATTGGCGACGACGTGGGACTGGCAAGTCTCTCCAGCGTCACCCACCAGCTCACACAGCTCGAACGCCACGGCTACCTGCGCCGCGACCCCAAGCGCCCGCGCGCCATGGAAGTGCTCATCCCCCTGGTCATCGACAACGGCGTCGTGGCCATCGAAGGCGTCAACGAGCCGGAACAGGTCCGCAGTTCCAATGGCCTGAACTTTGCCCAGCTGAGCAGTTCCTCGGACACTGCCTTTGTCCCGCTTGTGGGCCGGATCGCAGCGGGCGGGCCCATCCTCGCGGACCAGGTGGTTGACGACATCATGCCCCTCCCGCGCCAGATTGTGGGCAGCGGTGAGCTGTTCATGCTCAAGGTGGCCGGCGATTCCATGATTGACGCCGCAATCTGCGACGGAGACTGGGTGGTTGTCCGCCGGCAGAACTCGGCCAACAACGGTGACATTGTCGCCGCCCTGCTGGAGGACGAAGCAACGGTCAAGACCTTCCGCCAGCGCGACGGACACACGTGGCTGCTGCCACAGAACACGCGATACGAGCCCATCCTCGGTGACGAGGCCACGGTCATGGGCAAGGTCGTCTCCGTCCTCCGCAGCCTGTAG
- a CDS encoding LysM peptidoglycan-binding domain-containing protein translates to MSALVISHASPVGAAAFQAPATMPLRLTRRGRMLLLGLPALAVTAVLAFALLAFVLGSLASPANAATKDSAAGLAASTVPVTVLQGDSLWSIAAAADSTRDVRDVVADIVTLNELGSGVLQAGQRLYVPLGK, encoded by the coding sequence ATGAGTGCATTGGTGATTTCCCATGCAAGCCCCGTCGGAGCGGCGGCCTTCCAGGCGCCCGCAACCATGCCGCTGCGGCTGACGCGCCGCGGCCGCATGCTGCTGCTGGGGCTTCCTGCCCTGGCGGTCACAGCCGTCCTGGCGTTTGCTCTGTTGGCGTTCGTGCTGGGCTCCCTGGCCAGCCCCGCGAATGCGGCCACCAAGGACAGTGCCGCGGGCCTGGCCGCGTCCACCGTACCCGTCACTGTGCTCCAGGGCGACAGCCTGTGGTCCATCGCGGCGGCCGCTGACTCCACCCGTGACGTCCGTGACGTCGTGGCCGACATTGTGACCCTGAACGAACTAGGCAGCGGCGTCCTCCAGGCCGGACAGCGCCTGTACGTGCCGCTGGGCAAATAG
- a CDS encoding histidinol-phosphate transaminase, which produces MDQFERLSQLPLRDDLRGQHPYGAPQLDVPILLNVNENTFGVPLDAKEAILKAVADELDGLNRYPDREFTELRRALAAYLGHGLTADNIWAANGSNEVLQQLLQAFGGPGRSAMGFPPTYSMYPLLASGTGTAYVAGTRGNGFSLSAASAAEQVRSLAPNVVFLCSPNNPTGTALGLDVVEAVYEAGEASEAIVIVDEAYAEFAHAGTRSALALLEGRPRLVVSRTMSKAFALAGARVGYLAAAPEISDAVRLVRLPYHLSAITQATAVAALRNSDALLANVEAIKVQRDRIVDELVRMGLAPAPSDSNFVFFGGLADPASVWEQLLAAGVLIRDVGIAGHLRVTAGTEAETSAFLDGLRAILAK; this is translated from the coding sequence ATGGACCAGTTTGAACGCCTCAGCCAGTTGCCGCTTCGCGACGATTTGCGCGGCCAGCATCCCTATGGCGCCCCGCAGCTGGACGTTCCCATCCTCCTCAACGTCAATGAGAACACCTTCGGCGTTCCGCTGGATGCCAAGGAAGCCATCCTCAAGGCCGTTGCGGATGAACTGGACGGGCTGAACCGCTACCCGGACCGGGAGTTCACCGAACTGCGCAGGGCCCTCGCCGCATATCTGGGCCACGGCCTGACGGCAGACAACATTTGGGCCGCCAACGGCTCGAACGAGGTCCTCCAGCAGCTCCTCCAGGCGTTCGGGGGCCCCGGACGCAGCGCCATGGGATTTCCCCCCACTTATTCGATGTACCCGTTGCTGGCCAGCGGTACCGGCACCGCCTACGTCGCAGGCACCCGGGGGAACGGCTTCAGCCTTTCCGCGGCGTCCGCCGCCGAGCAGGTGCGGTCCCTCGCCCCCAACGTGGTGTTCCTTTGCTCACCCAACAACCCGACGGGCACGGCCCTGGGACTGGACGTCGTCGAGGCTGTTTATGAGGCCGGGGAGGCCTCCGAGGCGATCGTGATCGTCGATGAGGCCTACGCTGAGTTCGCCCACGCAGGCACGCGGAGCGCCCTGGCCCTGCTCGAGGGGCGTCCTCGCCTGGTGGTGTCGCGCACCATGAGCAAGGCCTTCGCCCTGGCTGGTGCCCGGGTGGGCTACCTCGCGGCAGCGCCCGAGATTTCCGACGCCGTCCGGCTTGTGCGCCTGCCCTACCACCTCTCCGCGATCACCCAGGCAACCGCTGTCGCGGCCCTCCGAAACTCGGACGCGCTGCTCGCCAACGTGGAGGCCATCAAGGTCCAGCGCGACCGCATCGTGGACGAACTGGTGCGGATGGGCCTCGCGCCGGCCCCGTCCGATTCGAACTTCGTCTTTTTCGGCGGCCTCGCGGACCCGGCCTCCGTCTGGGAACAGCTGCTTGCCGCCGGCGTGCTGATCCGTGACGTCGGGATCGCCGGCCACCTGCGGGTCACCGCCGGCACGGAGGCCGAGACCAGCGCCTTCCTTGACGGACTGCGCGCCATCCTGGCGAAATAG
- the hisB gene encoding imidazoleglycerol-phosphate dehydratase HisB, whose product MTENRPQPGRGRTARLERATSESSVLVEINLDGTGVSEIDTSVPFYDHMLTALSKHSLIDMKVKATGDTDIDAHHTVEDVAISLGEVLREALGDKAGIRRFGEATIPLDEALANAVVDVSGRPYLVHSGEPAGQEYHLIGGHFTGSLTRHVFEAITLHARICLHMTVIAGRDPHHIVESQFKAFARALRSAVEKDPRVTGIPSTKGLL is encoded by the coding sequence ATGACCGAGAACCGCCCGCAGCCCGGCCGGGGACGCACGGCACGCCTGGAACGCGCCACGAGTGAATCCAGCGTGCTGGTCGAAATCAACCTGGACGGCACTGGGGTTTCGGAGATCGACACGTCCGTGCCGTTCTACGACCACATGCTCACGGCGCTCTCCAAGCACTCGCTGATCGACATGAAGGTCAAGGCCACCGGGGACACTGACATCGACGCCCACCACACGGTGGAAGACGTGGCGATCTCGCTGGGCGAGGTGCTGCGCGAGGCCCTCGGCGACAAGGCCGGAATCCGGCGCTTCGGCGAGGCCACGATCCCGCTGGACGAGGCGCTGGCCAACGCGGTGGTCGATGTATCCGGCCGTCCGTACCTGGTCCACAGCGGCGAGCCGGCGGGCCAGGAATACCATCTCATCGGCGGCCACTTCACCGGGTCACTGACCCGGCACGTCTTTGAGGCCATCACCCTGCACGCACGGATCTGCCTCCACATGACAGTCATCGCAGGCAGGGATCCGCACCACATTGTCGAATCCCAGTTCAAGGCCTTTGCCCGCGCCCTGCGGTCCGCCGTGGAAAAGGACCCTCGCGTCACCGGCATCCCGTCCACCAAGGGGCTCTTGTGA
- the hisH gene encoding imidazole glycerol phosphate synthase subunit HisH, protein MSGTAAQPAPRPAVTVLDYGSGNVRSAVRALERAGAAVTLSARPDDVLGADGLVVPGVGAFGSVMAELKSVDAIRMIGRRVAGGRPVLGICVGLQVLFEAGVEHGVREEGMGEWPGTVELLPAEVVPHMGWNTVKVPEGSLLFNGVENERFYFVHSYAVQTWDFDVIQPKMKPPAVTWSEHGAPFIAAVENGPLCATQFHPEKSGDAGARLLRNWVQSLKAAGPTPPTDPGRRASVSRAGRGD, encoded by the coding sequence GTGAGCGGGACAGCGGCGCAACCCGCCCCGCGGCCGGCCGTCACGGTCCTGGACTACGGGTCCGGGAACGTCCGCTCGGCCGTGCGCGCGCTCGAACGTGCCGGGGCCGCGGTGACCTTGAGCGCGCGCCCCGACGACGTCCTGGGCGCCGACGGCCTTGTGGTGCCCGGAGTGGGCGCGTTCGGTTCAGTCATGGCGGAGCTGAAGTCGGTCGACGCCATCCGCATGATCGGACGCCGTGTCGCCGGCGGCCGGCCCGTCCTGGGCATCTGTGTGGGACTGCAGGTCTTGTTTGAGGCCGGTGTGGAACACGGCGTGCGCGAAGAAGGGATGGGGGAGTGGCCGGGAACCGTGGAACTGCTCCCGGCGGAAGTGGTCCCGCACATGGGCTGGAACACGGTCAAGGTCCCGGAAGGCTCCCTGCTGTTCAACGGCGTGGAGAACGAGCGCTTTTACTTTGTGCACTCCTACGCCGTGCAGACCTGGGATTTTGACGTCATTCAGCCGAAGATGAAACCGCCGGCGGTCACCTGGTCAGAGCACGGCGCGCCGTTCATCGCCGCCGTGGAGAACGGCCCGCTGTGCGCCACGCAGTTCCACCCGGAAAAATCCGGCGATGCCGGGGCGCGCCTCTTGCGCAACTGGGTGCAGTCACTGAAGGCGGCTGGGCCCACGCCCCCGACGGACCCCGGGCGGCGCGCCAGCGTCAGCCGGGCAGGGCGTGGGGACTAG
- the priA gene encoding bifunctional 1-(5-phosphoribosyl)-5-((5-phosphoribosylamino)methylideneamino)imidazole-4-carboxamide isomerase/phosphoribosylanthranilate isomerase PriA, whose amino-acid sequence MTTTPILELLPAVDVADGQAVRLVQGEAGSETSYGSPLDAALNWQNDGAEWVHLVDLDAAFGRGSNQQLLREVVQALEVKVELSGGIRDDASLEGALELGAARVNLGTAALENPEWTARAIERFGERIAVGLDVRGTTLAGRGWTKEGGDLWEVLARLEDAGCARYVVTDVTKDGTLRGPNVELLREMCSRTAKPVVASGGISSLEDLRVLRGLVGDGVEGAIVGKALYAGKFTLPQALDVAGRR is encoded by the coding sequence ATGACCACCACCCCCATCCTGGAACTGTTGCCCGCCGTCGACGTCGCCGACGGCCAGGCCGTCCGGCTCGTCCAGGGCGAGGCCGGCTCGGAAACCAGCTACGGCTCGCCCCTGGACGCTGCCCTGAACTGGCAGAACGACGGCGCCGAGTGGGTCCACCTGGTGGACCTGGACGCCGCGTTCGGCCGAGGCTCGAACCAACAGTTGCTCCGGGAAGTGGTCCAGGCCCTCGAAGTGAAGGTGGAGCTGTCCGGCGGCATCCGGGACGACGCCTCACTGGAAGGCGCCCTGGAACTGGGCGCCGCGCGCGTCAACCTGGGCACCGCGGCACTGGAAAACCCTGAATGGACCGCCCGGGCCATCGAACGCTTTGGCGAGCGGATCGCCGTCGGCCTTGACGTGCGCGGCACCACCCTGGCCGGCCGCGGCTGGACCAAGGAAGGCGGGGACCTGTGGGAGGTCCTGGCCCGGCTGGAGGACGCCGGCTGCGCGCGCTACGTGGTCACCGACGTCACCAAGGACGGCACGCTGCGCGGCCCCAACGTGGAACTGCTGCGTGAAATGTGCTCGCGGACCGCCAAGCCCGTGGTTGCGTCCGGCGGAATTTCCAGCCTCGAGGACCTGCGCGTGCTGCGCGGGCTGGTCGGCGACGGCGTTGAGGGCGCCATTGTCGGCAAGGCCCTGTACGCGGGCAAGTTCACGCTGCCCCAGGCGCTGGACGTGGCCGGACGCCGCTGA
- a CDS encoding SseB family protein — protein MTDLPHKQLPGHIAAALAGAGGPADSAGQPWSGRELPEGGKYHNFDADDGAADSRYTDAVAGLLAGDGSEAEVVASLAQARLFVPIVAQLAEQTVGENGLVSDKESDMALVTLRAPDGRRALPAFTSAGALAEWHPQARPVAVYAARAALSAVAEEAQLLVLDPGSDRRFVVRRPAVWALAQQQDWHPSYADPAVAQVLEESVAAAGNPAILGISASAAKGIESLWDIRTGQSGRLVPGGGAGPELAVSITLQPGLDQAAVDTILHALQSFWAGNEVFAQAVDSAQVRLLHPGPPP, from the coding sequence ATGACTGACTTGCCCCACAAGCAGCTTCCCGGACACATCGCCGCGGCCCTCGCCGGCGCCGGCGGCCCCGCGGACTCGGCCGGCCAGCCGTGGTCCGGCCGGGAGCTGCCGGAGGGCGGGAAGTACCACAACTTTGACGCCGACGACGGCGCTGCCGACTCCCGCTACACCGATGCGGTTGCGGGGCTGCTGGCGGGGGACGGTTCGGAGGCGGAGGTGGTCGCCTCGCTGGCACAGGCACGGCTCTTCGTACCGATCGTGGCGCAACTCGCCGAACAAACGGTGGGGGAGAACGGGCTGGTGTCCGACAAGGAGTCCGATATGGCCCTTGTCACGCTCCGGGCGCCGGACGGCCGGCGTGCCCTCCCCGCTTTTACGAGCGCGGGGGCCCTCGCGGAGTGGCATCCCCAGGCGCGGCCGGTCGCCGTCTACGCCGCGCGGGCCGCGCTGTCCGCGGTGGCGGAGGAAGCGCAGCTGCTGGTGCTGGACCCCGGAAGTGACAGGCGGTTTGTGGTCCGCCGGCCCGCAGTGTGGGCCCTGGCGCAGCAGCAGGACTGGCATCCCAGCTATGCGGACCCAGCCGTTGCGCAAGTGCTGGAGGAGTCCGTGGCTGCCGCCGGAAACCCCGCCATTCTGGGCATTTCCGCAAGCGCCGCCAAGGGCATAGAATCCCTGTGGGACATCAGGACCGGACAGTCTGGGCGGCTGGTTCCCGGCGGCGGCGCCGGACCGGAACTTGCGGTCTCCATCACCCTCCAACCCGGGCTTGACCAAGCCGCGGTGGACACCATTCTGCATGCCCTGCAAAGTTTCTGGGCGGGGAATGAAGTGTTCGCGCAGGCAGTCGACTCCGCTCAGGTGCGATTGCTCCATCCCGGCCCGCCCCCCTAA
- a CDS encoding MFS transporter, with protein sequence MNFASYRQLLSLGPVRRLLVIAMIARIPHAAAGVLLTLHVVQTLHLSYAAAGTVAAAITIGLALGAPWRGRQVDVLGLRRALIPSVFAEVAVWSVAPFLNYQLLVVAAVIGGLFAVPIFSVVRQALGVMVPPEQRRTAYALDSMGAEITFMVGPAAGVVLATTIHTVVGLVIIGVASALAGLLLMWTNPPTRSGQRGAWTGPAAAVGPAPSESGLEVAVGTLQASRSRPGSFWGRTRSNLAWVNLAVLAVLGASLGAGLVLSGTDVGMVALLRANDQVGELGVVFFFWCGASLLGGLVYGSLKRSINPLWLLGAMALLTIPMGLADNAWTLGLLSIPPGLLCAPVLTSSAEHIADLVDERRRGEAMGWYGSSMTMGSAMGAPFAGAMIDQVGPWAGFVVIGIIAAVLAIAGLGIQYRRRRQLAPRQVAPREVAGIVAEPSGVPAAAGWGQLQGEPDAARQPDAP encoded by the coding sequence GTGAACTTTGCCAGCTACCGGCAGCTCCTGTCGCTTGGTCCGGTGCGGCGGCTGCTGGTCATCGCCATGATCGCGAGGATTCCCCACGCGGCAGCCGGTGTGCTGTTGACGCTGCATGTCGTTCAGACCCTCCACCTCAGCTATGCAGCGGCGGGCACCGTAGCCGCCGCCATCACCATCGGCCTGGCCCTCGGTGCCCCATGGCGCGGACGCCAGGTGGACGTCCTTGGCCTGCGCCGCGCGCTCATTCCCTCCGTCTTCGCCGAGGTGGCCGTCTGGTCCGTGGCGCCCTTTCTGAACTACCAGCTGTTGGTCGTCGCCGCAGTCATTGGCGGGCTGTTTGCGGTGCCCATTTTCTCCGTGGTCCGTCAGGCACTCGGGGTCATGGTGCCGCCTGAACAGCGCCGCACGGCCTACGCGCTCGACTCGATGGGCGCGGAGATCACGTTCATGGTCGGTCCGGCAGCCGGCGTCGTCCTCGCCACCACCATCCACACCGTCGTGGGCCTGGTCATCATTGGCGTTGCCTCCGCGCTGGCCGGCCTGCTCCTGATGTGGACCAACCCGCCCACGCGTTCCGGACAACGGGGTGCCTGGACCGGTCCCGCCGCCGCCGTGGGGCCGGCGCCTTCGGAAAGCGGACTCGAGGTGGCCGTCGGAACGCTGCAGGCGTCGCGAAGCCGGCCGGGAAGCTTTTGGGGCAGGACACGCAGCAACCTGGCTTGGGTAAACCTGGCGGTGCTGGCCGTCCTCGGCGCGTCGCTGGGGGCCGGACTGGTGCTCTCCGGCACGGACGTGGGCATGGTGGCCTTGCTGCGTGCCAATGACCAGGTGGGCGAACTGGGCGTGGTGTTCTTCTTCTGGTGCGGGGCCTCCCTGCTGGGCGGCCTGGTCTATGGCTCCCTGAAGCGGTCGATCAATCCGCTCTGGCTGCTGGGCGCCATGGCGCTGCTGACCATCCCCATGGGATTGGCCGACAATGCCTGGACGCTGGGGCTGCTCTCGATTCCGCCCGGGCTGCTGTGCGCCCCGGTGCTGACCTCGAGCGCCGAACACATTGCCGACCTGGTCGACGAGCGCCGCCGCGGCGAGGCCATGGGCTGGTACGGCTCGTCGATGACGATGGGCAGTGCCATGGGAGCGCCCTTTGCCGGCGCCATGATTGATCAGGTGGGCCCCTGGGCCGGGTTTGTCGTCATCGGCATCATTGCCGCGGTGCTGGCCATTGCGGGCCTGGGCATCCAGTACCGGCGTCGGCGGCAGTTGGCCCCGCGGCAGGTGGCCCCGCGGGAGGTGGCCGGAATCGTGGCGGAGCCGTCCGGCGTGCCGGCCGCGGCCGGTTGGGGACAGCTCCAGGGCGAGCCTGACGCCGCCCGGCAGCCGGACGCGCCCTAG
- a CDS encoding DUF1844 domain-containing protein: MSTPDNNSDTGHRNSFAPEESLGDAEAASVVRDIAEVPAVEVITTAAVHLMSAAAVKCGLAAGPDAEDLKDLDEARKLITALAGFVTAAAPEIGSQHAGPLRDGLRSLQLAFREASEFPDAPGKGPGEKFTGAVN; this comes from the coding sequence ATGAGCACCCCAGATAATAATTCGGACACCGGCCACCGCAACAGCTTCGCCCCCGAGGAGTCCCTTGGCGACGCGGAAGCCGCCTCGGTGGTGCGCGACATCGCCGAAGTTCCGGCGGTTGAGGTCATCACCACGGCTGCCGTCCACCTCATGAGCGCCGCAGCCGTCAAGTGCGGCCTGGCCGCGGGCCCCGACGCGGAGGACCTGAAGGACCTGGACGAGGCCCGGAAGCTGATCACCGCTCTCGCCGGCTTCGTCACGGCTGCCGCGCCCGAGATTGGCAGCCAGCACGCCGGCCCGTTGCGCGACGGCCTGCGGTCCCTGCAGCTGGCGTTCCGTGAAGCCTCCGAATTCCCGGACGCCCCGGGCAAGGGCCCGGGGGAAAAGTTCACCGGAGCAGTCAACTAG
- the infC gene encoding translation initiation factor IF-3 yields the protein MAHVSYRQQELHISEPRINDRIRVPEVRLVGPAGEQVGIVRIEDALRLASESDLDLVEVAPTAKPPVCKLMDFGKFKYEAAVKAREARKNQTNTVLKEIRFRLKIDKHDYETKRGHALRFLGTGDKVKAMIQFRGREQQRPEMGIRLLQKFAEDVAEVGVIESSPRIDGRNMVMVIGPLKNKAEAKAEARRQQQRADAKAHNEAVANGTARVDVDRDNKVPMTQSLADLLPEGLHLNDDAAEAAAPAAAAQEAPAEAAAPAAAAPEAAAEAAEAKAPETKAPEAAAKAPEAKAPAARPAAKAPAARPAAKAPAAARPAAAPVAPRPVAAPKPVAAKPIPMPKPMAKPAAKPAGKPAAKAATKPAAKPASSKSAAAADTKDSAE from the coding sequence ATGGCACACGTTTCTTATCGTCAACAGGAGTTACACATTAGCGAGCCACGAATCAATGATCGAATCCGCGTCCCAGAGGTGCGGTTGGTTGGGCCGGCAGGCGAACAAGTAGGGATCGTCCGCATTGAGGACGCCCTCCGTTTGGCTTCCGAGTCCGACTTGGATCTGGTTGAGGTAGCGCCGACGGCGAAGCCGCCGGTGTGCAAACTGATGGACTTCGGCAAGTTCAAGTACGAGGCGGCCGTCAAGGCGCGTGAAGCCCGGAAGAACCAGACGAACACCGTTCTGAAGGAAATCCGCTTCCGCCTCAAGATCGACAAGCACGACTACGAGACGAAGCGCGGGCACGCGCTCCGCTTCCTCGGCACCGGGGACAAGGTCAAGGCCATGATCCAGTTCCGCGGCCGTGAGCAGCAGCGTCCGGAGATGGGCATCCGCCTGCTCCAGAAGTTTGCCGAAGACGTGGCCGAGGTTGGCGTCATCGAATCCAGCCCCCGCATCGACGGACGCAACATGGTCATGGTGATCGGGCCCTTGAAGAACAAGGCCGAAGCCAAGGCAGAGGCCCGCCGCCAGCAGCAGCGCGCCGACGCCAAGGCCCACAACGAGGCCGTGGCCAATGGCACCGCCCGCGTTGACGTGGACCGGGACAACAAGGTACCGATGACGCAGTCCCTGGCGGACCTCCTGCCTGAAGGCCTGCACCTGAACGACGACGCCGCCGAGGCAGCAGCCCCGGCCGCCGCCGCGCAGGAAGCGCCCGCCGAGGCTGCCGCCCCGGCCGCCGCCGCACCGGAAGCAGCCGCCGAGGCTGCCGAGGCCAAGGCCCCGGAAACCAAGGCTCCGGAGGCAGCCGCCAAGGCCCCCGAGGCCAAGGCACCCGCCGCACGCCCGGCAGCCAAGGCACCCGCGGCCCGCCCCGCGGCCAAGGCTCCCGCCGCGGCCCGGCCGGCGGCCGCGCCGGTTGCACCGAGGCCCGTCGCGGCACCGAAGCCTGTTGCTGCCAAGCCGATCCCGATGCCGAAGCCGATGGCCAAGCCGGCGGCAAAGCCTGCGGGCAAGCCGGCTGCGAAGGCAGCGACAAAGCCGGCGGCCAAGCCTGCCTCTTCCAAGAGTGCAGCCGCCGCCGACACCAAAGACTCAGCCGAATAG
- the rpmI gene encoding 50S ribosomal protein L35, giving the protein MPKMKTHSGAKKRFKLTGTGKLRRQRANRRHYLEHKPSSLKRRLKGDLTVAKADVRNIKKMLGI; this is encoded by the coding sequence ATGCCTAAAATGAAGACACACAGTGGTGCGAAGAAGCGATTCAAGCTGACCGGTACCGGCAAGCTGCGCCGCCAGCGCGCCAACCGCCGCCACTACCTGGAGCACAAGCCCTCCAGCCTGAAGCGCCGCCTCAAGGGTGACCTCACGGTTGCCAAGGCAGACGTCCGCAACATCAAGAAGATGCTCGGCATCTAA
- the rplT gene encoding 50S ribosomal protein L20 — protein MARVKRAVNAHKKRRVILERAKGYRGQRSRLYRKAKEQLLHSFVYSYGDRRKRKGDFRRLWIQRINAAARANGLTYNRLIQGLKAAEIEVDRRMLADLAVNDAGAFAALVKLAKAALPADTSAAAAK, from the coding sequence GTGGCACGTGTGAAGCGGGCGGTAAACGCCCACAAAAAGCGTCGGGTTATTCTTGAGCGCGCAAAGGGCTACCGCGGACAGCGTTCGCGCCTGTACCGCAAGGCCAAGGAGCAGCTGCTGCACTCATTTGTGTACAGCTACGGCGACCGCCGCAAGCGCAAGGGCGACTTCCGCCGCCTCTGGATCCAGCGAATCAACGCTGCGGCCCGCGCCAACGGCCTGACCTACAACCGTCTGATCCAGGGCCTGAAGGCCGCCGAGATCGAGGTCGACCGCCGCATGCTGGCCGATCTGGCCGTGAACGACGCCGGCGCATTCGCCGCACTGGTGAAGCTCGCCAAGGCGGCCCTGCCGGCCGACACCTCGGCCGCGGCGGCAAAGTAA
- a CDS encoding TrmH family RNA methyltransferase produces MSEPGRPPADAMTNPRADRVREVAKLAGRSGRLKRRQFFVEGPQGVREALQAHRDCLDAGGSPVVEAVYATVECLKRHDELLDLASNPGSHLQVRIASDMVLAAMTDTVTPQGIVAICNFVDVPLEEVLAAKPKLIAMLCRVQDPGNAGTVLRAADAAGADAVIFSSSSVDIYNPKAVRATAGSLFHLPVVRGVDLAEAVAAAKEAGVGILAADGYGSLNLDLLQDESAARAFEQQIPDSQYALEDPTLWLFGNEAQGLAGEEKALADHRVAVPVYGEAESLNLGTAATVCLYASARAQRRAA; encoded by the coding sequence ATGAGTGAACCCGGGCGCCCGCCAGCTGATGCAATGACCAATCCTCGAGCAGATCGAGTGAGGGAAGTTGCGAAGCTGGCAGGGCGCTCGGGGCGTTTAAAGCGTCGCCAGTTCTTCGTCGAAGGACCCCAGGGCGTCCGCGAGGCACTGCAGGCGCACCGCGACTGCCTCGACGCCGGCGGAAGCCCCGTCGTCGAGGCGGTCTACGCCACGGTGGAGTGCCTCAAGCGGCATGACGAGCTGCTCGACCTCGCCTCCAACCCGGGTTCGCACCTGCAGGTCCGCATCGCCAGCGACATGGTGCTGGCGGCCATGACAGACACCGTGACCCCGCAGGGCATCGTGGCGATATGCAACTTTGTGGACGTGCCGCTGGAGGAGGTGCTCGCCGCCAAGCCGAAGCTGATTGCCATGCTCTGCCGCGTGCAGGACCCCGGCAACGCCGGGACCGTGCTGCGTGCCGCCGATGCCGCGGGCGCCGACGCCGTGATCTTCTCCAGCTCCAGCGTGGACATTTACAACCCCAAGGCGGTGCGCGCCACAGCCGGTTCGCTGTTCCACCTGCCCGTGGTGCGGGGCGTGGACCTGGCCGAGGCGGTGGCCGCTGCCAAGGAGGCGGGGGTCGGCATTCTGGCAGCGGACGGCTACGGTTCGCTCAACCTTGACCTGCTGCAGGATGAAAGCGCGGCCAGGGCATTTGAACAGCAGATTCCCGACTCCCAATACGCCCTCGAGGACCCCACCCTGTGGCTGTTCGGCAACGAGGCCCAGGGCCTGGCGGGGGAGGAAAAGGCGCTGGCGGACCACCGGGTGGCCGTCCCCGTCTACGGCGAGGCCGAGTCGTTGAACCTGGGCACCGCAGCCACCGTATGCCTCTATGCCAGCGCCCGGGCCCAACGCCGCGCGGCGTGA